One window of Nicotiana tomentosiformis chromosome 11, ASM39032v3, whole genome shotgun sequence genomic DNA carries:
- the LOC104112796 gene encoding putative cyclin-B3-1 isoform X6, whose translation MGKLNSQKHISTIKDGVTELKVYEEADKIKIQSRDSLSRRCKGMSGAPNMSDVQTSRKSSESDIKHIERIKAKCSTSVKVNVKRKVLTDISNIRGNSSRTKSYNSSKLLVSNGKCPKNASNSARKFIMGNVRPNLNGATGDKQILTRDMKASFDGPKTRIQVRKSVTTGIRRTGRNALPPSRRSLPILQQVNVEDTNNKEKVNSKKLEKGKGISGVSVLAKPKAAGDVLPQLSNHSNIRRNRVGDASARMAPRGQAKVEVGALRRKSVRTVLKITASSLNSQKCSKSNSMSGVHKCTSRVSIPCKRLVDVRTSSLSKYATSEISAEQPHQKEVPSSSSGSLATPELSIARRKSDRRKSFTCLLMARSKLMKELCGNVELDNLSNIYDSCNHLEVTEYVDDIYQYYWVIEAQNQPIKNYMETQKEITPQMRGILINWLIEVHLKFDLMQETLFLMVTLLDYYLSLARVKKNDLQLVGLTSLLLASKYEDLFHPRVMDLLSISAESYTRDQMLEMEKDILRKLKFRLNAATPYVFMLRLLKAAQADTRFEHLAFYLIELCLVEYEALNYKPSMLCASAIYVARCTMQMTPAWTPLLGMHGRYQESQFRHCAEMILRFHKAASTALLKVTHEKYMQSSNSKVAAIKPLQSLP comes from the exons ATG GGTAAATTGAACTCGCAGAAACATATATCCACCATAAAAG ATGGAGTTACAGAACTCAAGGTTTACGAAGAGGCAGATAAGATAAAAATCCAAAGCCGTGATTCTCTCAGCAGGCGCTGCAA gGGAATGTCTGGTGCGCCTAACATGAGTGATGTGCAGACCAGTCGGAAGAGCTCGGAG AGTGATATCAAGCACATAGAGAGGATAAAAGCAAAATGCAGTACTTCTG TTAAGGTAAATGTCAAAAGAAAAGTATTGACAGATATCAGCAATATCAGGGGCAACTCTTCGAGAACCAAATCATATAATAGCTCCAAACTGCT GGTGTCAAATGGTAAATGCCCAAAAAATGCAAGCAATTCAGCAAGAAAATTTATCATG GGAAATGTGAGGCCAAACTTGAACGGAGCTACTGGTGACAAGCAAATCTTGACACGGG ATATGAAAGCCTCCTTTGATGGCCCAAAGACCAGAATTCAAGTCCGTAAATCAGTTACCACTGGAATCAG GAGAACTGGAAGGAATGCTTTACCGCCATCAAG GCGGTCTTTACCAATACTACAGCAGGTGAACGTAGAGGACACGAACAATAAAGAGAAG GTAAATTCCAAAAAGCTGGAGAAAGGCAAAGGAATAAGTGGTGTTTCAG TTTTGGCAAAGCCTAAGGCCGCAGGAGATGTTTTACCACAGTTAAGCAACCACAGCAACATACGGAGAAATCGAGTTGGTGATGCCTCGGCTAGAAT GGCTCCCCGGGGTCAAGCTAAGGTGGAAGTTGGAGCATTGAGAAGAAAATCAGTCAGG ACAGTTCTGAAAATTACTGCTAGCAGTCTCAATTCACAAAAGTGTTCAAAGTCGAACTCCATGTCAGGTGTGCACAAATGCACCTCTCGAGTTTCCATTCCATGTAAAAGGCTGGTGGATGTTAGGACATCTTCCCTATCAAAATATGCAACATCAGAGATTTCAGCTGAGCAACCTCATCAAAAGGAAGTTCCTTCTAGTAGTAGTGGCAGCTTAGCTACACCGGAATTGTCAATTGCCAGGAGGAAATCTGATCGTAGGAAGTCTTTTACGTGTTTACTGATGGCAAGATCAAAG CTTATGAAGGAGCTATGTGGAAATGTAGAGCTGGACAATTTGTCAAACATTTATGATAGTTGCAATCATCTTGAAGTTACTGAATATGTTGATGACATCTATCAATATTATTGGGTTATAGAG GCACAGAATCAGCCTATCAAAAACTACATGGAGACTCAGAAGGAAATAACACCCCAAATGCGTGGCATATTGATCAACTGGCTTATTGAA GTCCATCTGAAATTTGATTTGATGCAAGAAACTCTATTTCTCATGGTTACACTCCTGGACTACTACTTATCATTAGCAAGGGTCAAGAAGAATGATTTGCAGTTAGTTGGCCTTACTTCACTGTTGTTGGCATCAAAATATGAGGACCTTTTCCATCCGAGG GTCATGGACTTACTAAGCATCTCTGCTGAGTCATACACAAGAGATCAGATGCTGGAAATG GAGAAAGATATCTTAAGGAAATTGAAGTTTCGCCTTAATGCAGCAACTCCTTATGTCTTCATGCTAAGGCTTCTTAAGGCTGCTCAAGCAGACACAAGG TTTGAACATCTGGCATTTTACCTCATCGAGTTGTGCTTGGTTGAATACGAAGCTTTGAACTACAAGCCATCCATGCTTTGTGCATCAGCTATTTATGTGGCAAGATGTACGATGCAAATGACGCCAGCCTGGACACCACTGCTGGGGATGCATGGACGTTATCAAGAATCCCAATTCAG ACATTGTGCGGAAATGATCTTGAGGTTTCACAAAGCTGCAAGCACAGCACTTTTGAAAGTCACGCATGAGAAATATATGCAGTCCAGTAACAGCAAAGTTGCTGCTATAAAACCTTTGCAGAGTCTCCCTTAA
- the LOC104112796 gene encoding putative cyclin-B3-1 isoform X7, giving the protein MPKKCKQFSKKIYHGIDIEPGNVRPNLNGATGDKQILTRAPFKDTKASFDGRKTRIQGRKSVTTGIRPTGRNDLPPSRRSLPILQQVNIEGTDNKEKGKVRANLNKATDDKQILTQAPRKDMKASFDGPKTRIQVRKSVTTGIRRTGRNALPPSRRSLPILQQVNVEDTNNKEKVNSKKLEKGKGISGVSVLAKPKAAGDVLPQLSNHSNIRRNRVGDASARMAPRGQAKVEVGALRRKSVRTVLKITASSLNSQKCSKSNSMSGVHKCTSRVSIPCKRLVDVRTSSLSKYATSEISAEQPHQKEVPSSSSGSLATPELSIARRKSDRRKSFTCLLMARSKLMKELCGNVELDNLSNIYDSCNHLEVTEYVDDIYQYYWVIEAQNQPIKNYMETQKEITPQMRGILINWLIEVHLKFDLMQETLFLMVTLLDYYLSLARVKKNDLQLVGLTSLLLASKYEDLFHPRVMDLLSISAESYTRDQMLEMEKDILRKLKFRLNAATPYVFMLRLLKAAQADTRFEHLAFYLIELCLVEYEALNYKPSMLCASAIYVARCTMQMTPAWTPLLGMHGRYQESQFRHCAEMILRFHKAASTALLKVTHEKYMQSSNSKVAAIKPLQSLP; this is encoded by the exons ATGCCCAAAAAATGCAAGCAATTCAGCAAGAAAATTTATCATG GGATTGACATTGAGCCG GGAAATGTGAGGCCAAACTTGAACGGAGCTACTGGTGACAAGCAAATCTTGACACGGG CACCATTCAAAGATACAAAAGCCTCATTTGATGGCCGAAAGACCAGAATTCAAGGCCGTAAATCAGTTACCACTGGAATCAG GCCAACTGGAAGGAATGATTTACCGCCATCAAG GAGGTCTTTACCTATACTACAGCAGGTGAACATCGAGGGTACAGACAATAAAGAGAAG GGAAAGGTGAGGGCGAACTTGAATAAAGCTACTGATGACAAGCAAATCTTGACACAGG CACCACGCAAAGATATGAAAGCCTCCTTTGATGGCCCAAAGACCAGAATTCAAGTCCGTAAATCAGTTACCACTGGAATCAG GAGAACTGGAAGGAATGCTTTACCGCCATCAAG GCGGTCTTTACCAATACTACAGCAGGTGAACGTAGAGGACACGAACAATAAAGAGAAG GTAAATTCCAAAAAGCTGGAGAAAGGCAAAGGAATAAGTGGTGTTTCAG TTTTGGCAAAGCCTAAGGCCGCAGGAGATGTTTTACCACAGTTAAGCAACCACAGCAACATACGGAGAAATCGAGTTGGTGATGCCTCGGCTAGAAT GGCTCCCCGGGGTCAAGCTAAGGTGGAAGTTGGAGCATTGAGAAGAAAATCAGTCAGG ACAGTTCTGAAAATTACTGCTAGCAGTCTCAATTCACAAAAGTGTTCAAAGTCGAACTCCATGTCAGGTGTGCACAAATGCACCTCTCGAGTTTCCATTCCATGTAAAAGGCTGGTGGATGTTAGGACATCTTCCCTATCAAAATATGCAACATCAGAGATTTCAGCTGAGCAACCTCATCAAAAGGAAGTTCCTTCTAGTAGTAGTGGCAGCTTAGCTACACCGGAATTGTCAATTGCCAGGAGGAAATCTGATCGTAGGAAGTCTTTTACGTGTTTACTGATGGCAAGATCAAAG CTTATGAAGGAGCTATGTGGAAATGTAGAGCTGGACAATTTGTCAAACATTTATGATAGTTGCAATCATCTTGAAGTTACTGAATATGTTGATGACATCTATCAATATTATTGGGTTATAGAG GCACAGAATCAGCCTATCAAAAACTACATGGAGACTCAGAAGGAAATAACACCCCAAATGCGTGGCATATTGATCAACTGGCTTATTGAA GTCCATCTGAAATTTGATTTGATGCAAGAAACTCTATTTCTCATGGTTACACTCCTGGACTACTACTTATCATTAGCAAGGGTCAAGAAGAATGATTTGCAGTTAGTTGGCCTTACTTCACTGTTGTTGGCATCAAAATATGAGGACCTTTTCCATCCGAGG GTCATGGACTTACTAAGCATCTCTGCTGAGTCATACACAAGAGATCAGATGCTGGAAATG GAGAAAGATATCTTAAGGAAATTGAAGTTTCGCCTTAATGCAGCAACTCCTTATGTCTTCATGCTAAGGCTTCTTAAGGCTGCTCAAGCAGACACAAGG TTTGAACATCTGGCATTTTACCTCATCGAGTTGTGCTTGGTTGAATACGAAGCTTTGAACTACAAGCCATCCATGCTTTGTGCATCAGCTATTTATGTGGCAAGATGTACGATGCAAATGACGCCAGCCTGGACACCACTGCTGGGGATGCATGGACGTTATCAAGAATCCCAATTCAG ACATTGTGCGGAAATGATCTTGAGGTTTCACAAAGCTGCAAGCACAGCACTTTTGAAAGTCACGCATGAGAAATATATGCAGTCCAGTAACAGCAAAGTTGCTGCTATAAAACCTTTGCAGAGTCTCCCTTAA
- the LOC104112796 gene encoding putative cyclin-B3-1 isoform X8 produces MPKKCKQFSKKIYHGIDIEPGNVRPNLNGATGDKQILTRDTKASFDGRKTRIQGRKSVTTGIRPTGRNDLPPSRRSLPILQQVNIEGTDNKEKGKVRANLNKATDDKQILTQAPRKDMKASFDGPKTRIQVRKSVTTGIRRTGRNALPPSRRSLPILQQVNVEDTNNKEKVNSKKLEKGKGISGVSVLAKPKAAGDVLPQLSNHSNIRRNRVGDASARMAPRGQAKVEVGALRRKSVRTVLKITASSLNSQKCSKSNSMSGVHKCTSRVSIPCKRLVDVRTSSLSKYATSEISAEQPHQKEVPSSSSGSLATPELSIARRKSDRRKSFTCLLMARSKLMKELCGNVELDNLSNIYDSCNHLEVTEYVDDIYQYYWVIEAQNQPIKNYMETQKEITPQMRGILINWLIEVHLKFDLMQETLFLMVTLLDYYLSLARVKKNDLQLVGLTSLLLASKYEDLFHPRVMDLLSISAESYTRDQMLEMEKDILRKLKFRLNAATPYVFMLRLLKAAQADTRFEHLAFYLIELCLVEYEALNYKPSMLCASAIYVARCTMQMTPAWTPLLGMHGRYQESQFRHCAEMILRFHKAASTALLKVTHEKYMQSSNSKVAAIKPLQSLP; encoded by the exons ATGCCCAAAAAATGCAAGCAATTCAGCAAGAAAATTTATCATG GGATTGACATTGAGCCG GGAAATGTGAGGCCAAACTTGAACGGAGCTACTGGTGACAAGCAAATCTTGACACGGG ATACAAAAGCCTCATTTGATGGCCGAAAGACCAGAATTCAAGGCCGTAAATCAGTTACCACTGGAATCAG GCCAACTGGAAGGAATGATTTACCGCCATCAAG GAGGTCTTTACCTATACTACAGCAGGTGAACATCGAGGGTACAGACAATAAAGAGAAG GGAAAGGTGAGGGCGAACTTGAATAAAGCTACTGATGACAAGCAAATCTTGACACAGG CACCACGCAAAGATATGAAAGCCTCCTTTGATGGCCCAAAGACCAGAATTCAAGTCCGTAAATCAGTTACCACTGGAATCAG GAGAACTGGAAGGAATGCTTTACCGCCATCAAG GCGGTCTTTACCAATACTACAGCAGGTGAACGTAGAGGACACGAACAATAAAGAGAAG GTAAATTCCAAAAAGCTGGAGAAAGGCAAAGGAATAAGTGGTGTTTCAG TTTTGGCAAAGCCTAAGGCCGCAGGAGATGTTTTACCACAGTTAAGCAACCACAGCAACATACGGAGAAATCGAGTTGGTGATGCCTCGGCTAGAAT GGCTCCCCGGGGTCAAGCTAAGGTGGAAGTTGGAGCATTGAGAAGAAAATCAGTCAGG ACAGTTCTGAAAATTACTGCTAGCAGTCTCAATTCACAAAAGTGTTCAAAGTCGAACTCCATGTCAGGTGTGCACAAATGCACCTCTCGAGTTTCCATTCCATGTAAAAGGCTGGTGGATGTTAGGACATCTTCCCTATCAAAATATGCAACATCAGAGATTTCAGCTGAGCAACCTCATCAAAAGGAAGTTCCTTCTAGTAGTAGTGGCAGCTTAGCTACACCGGAATTGTCAATTGCCAGGAGGAAATCTGATCGTAGGAAGTCTTTTACGTGTTTACTGATGGCAAGATCAAAG CTTATGAAGGAGCTATGTGGAAATGTAGAGCTGGACAATTTGTCAAACATTTATGATAGTTGCAATCATCTTGAAGTTACTGAATATGTTGATGACATCTATCAATATTATTGGGTTATAGAG GCACAGAATCAGCCTATCAAAAACTACATGGAGACTCAGAAGGAAATAACACCCCAAATGCGTGGCATATTGATCAACTGGCTTATTGAA GTCCATCTGAAATTTGATTTGATGCAAGAAACTCTATTTCTCATGGTTACACTCCTGGACTACTACTTATCATTAGCAAGGGTCAAGAAGAATGATTTGCAGTTAGTTGGCCTTACTTCACTGTTGTTGGCATCAAAATATGAGGACCTTTTCCATCCGAGG GTCATGGACTTACTAAGCATCTCTGCTGAGTCATACACAAGAGATCAGATGCTGGAAATG GAGAAAGATATCTTAAGGAAATTGAAGTTTCGCCTTAATGCAGCAACTCCTTATGTCTTCATGCTAAGGCTTCTTAAGGCTGCTCAAGCAGACACAAGG TTTGAACATCTGGCATTTTACCTCATCGAGTTGTGCTTGGTTGAATACGAAGCTTTGAACTACAAGCCATCCATGCTTTGTGCATCAGCTATTTATGTGGCAAGATGTACGATGCAAATGACGCCAGCCTGGACACCACTGCTGGGGATGCATGGACGTTATCAAGAATCCCAATTCAG ACATTGTGCGGAAATGATCTTGAGGTTTCACAAAGCTGCAAGCACAGCACTTTTGAAAGTCACGCATGAGAAATATATGCAGTCCAGTAACAGCAAAGTTGCTGCTATAAAACCTTTGCAGAGTCTCCCTTAA